AACACCCTGCTGCACGCTGCGGATGACCTGCAGGACTTCAAATACATTGTGAAGAACACCGCCACCCAGTTTGGCAAGACGGCGACGTTCATGCCGAAGCCGCTGGCCGGCGACAACGGCTCCGGCATGCACGCCCACCAGTCCCTGTGGAAGGACGGGGAGCCGCTGTTTTACGACGAGTCCGGCTACGGCGGCCTCTCCGACATCGCCCGCTGGTACATCGGCGGCATCCTGGAGCACGCCGGCGCCGTGCTGGCGTTCACCAACCCGACGCTGAACTCCTACCACCGCCTGGTGCCGGGCTTCGAGGCCCCGATCAACCTGGTGTACTCCCAGCGCAACCGCTCCGCCGCGATCCGCATCCCGATCACCGGCGCGAACCCGAAGGCCAAGCGCATTGAGTTCCGCGCACCGGACCCGTCCGGCAACCCGTACTTCGGCTTCGCCGCCATGATGATGGCCGGCCTGGACGGCGTGAAGAACCGCATCGAGCCGCACGCCCCGGTGGACAAGGACCTCTACGAGCTCCCGCCGGAGGAGGCCAAGGAAATTCCGCAGGCCCCGACGTCCCTCGAGGCTTCCCTGGCCGCGCTGGAGGAGGACCACGACTTCCTCACCGAAGGTGACGTCTTCACCGAGGACCTGCTCGAGGCGTACGTGCGCCTGAAGGTTGAGGGCGAGATCGCACCGGCCCGCCTGCGCCCGACGCCGCTGGAGTTCGAGCTGTACTTCGACTGCTAGGGGTTGTGACCGGACGCTGGGACATCGGAGCCCCGGTCACACAACCCAGAACTTCGAACCCCGAGTTTCCGTCCAGTGCACAGGATGCTCGGGGTTCATTGCTCCCGCCGATCATCTCGGCCCTCCCTATTCGCGGATAGACTCCAGGAAAGAAAGCGAAACACTCGTAGGAGGTGACCATGAAGGACCGCAGCCCGAACAAAGAAGCGCGCAATGCCATAGAGCTCAAGCTCAATGGCGAGCTGGAGGCGATCGACGCCAAAACTGTCGCTGATGGGATCGAACTTCTGAGAAAGCTCGTGGGTAGTTTCGATCCCAGCGGGGCCCCGGTCAAAATGGCATCACTCCGAACGGGCAGCACTGTGACCGGCGTGGCGGCTCCACCAGAAGCCGAGGAGTCTATTCTCCACGCCATCGAAATGATCCGTGCAAACCAAGTGCTGCCAGCAAACTGGTCATCTAAGCAAGCAGACCTGTTGCGTGAACTGACCAAGCTCTCCAGCCGAAGTGGCGTTGAATCGGCTGAGATCGTGGGGCGGACTAACAACCGTTCATCCCAACTCGACTCGGTTCTCATGGAATCCATTCAGGAAGCGATGAGAAAGACCCCCATTTCAATCGGATCAGTGGTGGGCAAGCTCTATAGCTATCAAGACAGCGCAAAAGGTCTCAGCGCACGGTTGCGAGACGCATTGACCAATGAGGACGTTCGTGTGACTTTTGGCGAAGACCTCGATGCATCCATCCGTAGGAACCTCAGGAATGTCGTCGAAATCTCGGGACTTCTGAAGCGGCATCCTGAGACCAACTCACCAGAGGAAATCGAAGCCAAAAGCGTAGATGCAGTTTCGGCGAAGCCGGCTCTCGCCTCCGGCCGCGGCATCTGGAGGCGGTTGAAGGATGAAGGTGTGACAACGCACGACATCATGCGCGAACTTCGCTCAGAGGAGTCGAGCGCCTATGGCTCATAGGGAAAAGCCCGTCCGCGTTGCCATTGACTCATGTCTCTTCATTAGCCTATTCCTCGACGAAGACGAGAGTCTCAACGACCGAACAGAGGCCGTGCTTGGATACGACGGTTACGAGATAGTTCTGTCAACGCTGGTGGGCATCGAGGCTGTTGGTGGCAACGGGATGCGTCAAGGAGCTAATGCGGGCCCTATTAATACTGAGGAAATTCAAGCGGCGCGGTACTTTTTCGATAACGCCAACGTCTTGTGGATGGAAGTGAACCGACGGGTTATGCTCCGCGCCCGCGACTACTGCACAAACCTCCTCATCAAGCCACCCGATGCGACGGTCTTGGCTTGCGCGGTCGAGTCAGGCTGCAAGCACCTGTTTACCAACGATCGTCTTCTTATAAAGCGCTCAGAATCAATTCCAGAGATCGAGATCGGCCTTCCTCCCGAGCTTTCATTCTTCCCCGGAGAAGAAAAGGGATTCGTTATGCCCGATGAACCTGGCGGAGACGCTGGATTGCCTGACTAGCGAAAGCGTTGACCACGCTTGGACGAGAGAAGGTCTCCAATCTTAAGTAGAGTTTGACATGTCTTTGCCAGCGAGTTTCTAAGGTCTGCCATGTCAACTCCCAACTCTCCACGTGACGATCACACCGAAAACCCCCTCTCCCCGGATACTCCGGAGACCCCGTCCACGCCGTCCCCGGCCGATACCGGCTCTGGTGATGTGAGCTCCGAGGATCTGAACTCTGCCCCCAAGAGCGATGCCAGCACGACCGACTCTCCGAGCACTGCGACCGGCGGTTCCACCTCGCAGCAGTCCCAGCAGTGGGGTCAGCCACAGTCTGACCAGTCCAGCCAGCCGCAGTGGGGTTCCCAGCCGCAGGACAACCAGCAGCCGTGGAGCCAGCCGCAGGGTGGTCAGCCGCAGTGGGGTCAGCAGCAAGGCCAGCCTCAGCAGTGGGGCCAGGCGCAAGGCAACCCGCAGCAGCAGCAGTGGGGTCAGCCGAACCAGCAGCAGTGGGGCGGCCAGCCACAAGGTGGTCAGCAGCAGTGGGGTCAGCCGGAGGGCCAGCCGAACCAGCAGCAGTGGGGTCAGCCGCAGGGCCAGCCGAACCAGCAGCAGTGGGGTCAGCCGAACCAGCAGCAGTGGGGTCAGCCGCAGGGCCAGCCGAACCCGCAGCAGCAGTGGGGTCAGCCGCAGGGCAACCCGCAGCAGCAGTGGAACCAGCCCAACCAGCAGCAGTGGGGCCAGCCGCAGCAGGCTCCGAACCAGAAGCAGTCCTTCAACATGCCGAAGGTGAACGTCAAGCTGCCGGACTGGCTCGGCCTGTTTTACGCCTTCCAGCTCCTGC
Above is a genomic segment from Corynebacterium sp. CNCTC7651 containing:
- a CDS encoding PIN domain-containing protein; translation: MAHREKPVRVAIDSCLFISLFLDEDESLNDRTEAVLGYDGYEIVLSTLVGIEAVGGNGMRQGANAGPINTEEIQAARYFFDNANVLWMEVNRRVMLRARDYCTNLLIKPPDATVLACAVESGCKHLFTNDRLLIKRSESIPEIEIGLPPELSFFPGEEKGFVMPDEPGGDAGLPD
- the glnA gene encoding type I glutamate--ammonia ligase; protein product: MAFSNIEEAKKFIADEGVEFVDVRFTDVPGNEHHFSIPASMFDEDMMEEGLAFDGSSIRGFTTIEESDMILMPDLATAKLDLFRSTKTLNVKFFVNDPFTHEAFSRDPRNVARKAEEYLASTGIADTCFFGAEAEFYLFDSIRYEVEGNHAFYEIDAEEGWWNRGNEVEPNGGPNLGYKNRWKGGYFPVPPYDKTVEVRDAMVRNLAQSGFDIERFHREVGNGGQQEINYRFNTLLHAADDLQDFKYIVKNTATQFGKTATFMPKPLAGDNGSGMHAHQSLWKDGEPLFYDESGYGGLSDIARWYIGGILEHAGAVLAFTNPTLNSYHRLVPGFEAPINLVYSQRNRSAAIRIPITGANPKAKRIEFRAPDPSGNPYFGFAAMMMAGLDGVKNRIEPHAPVDKDLYELPPEEAKEIPQAPTSLEASLAALEEDHDFLTEGDVFTEDLLEAYVRLKVEGEIAPARLRPTPLEFELYFDC